CCGTCCGTATCGTGGCCGCCGGAGACGCCGTCACCACTCCCAGCGTCACCCGTGCGCTCATCGACGCCGTCCGCCAGGAGCGCCCGGCCCGCACCCCCGAGCAGGAAACAGGGCTCGACATGCTCACCGAGCGGGAACGCGACGTCCTCACCGCCGTCGCCTCCGGCTGGTCCAACGCCGAGATCGCCACGCGGCTGTCCATCGCGCCGACCACCGTCAAGTCACACGTCAGCCACATCCTCGCCAAGATCGGGGCCCGCGCCCGCGTACAGGCGGTGGCCTTCGCCTACGAGTCGGGCCTGGTGCGACCGGCCGCCTGACGCCGACCCCCACCGCACGGCCGGCGACTCCGCGAGCAGGTCCGGGTCGCGGTACCACTCCCCGCAGGCCACGCCTCCCCCTCGCGCCGCGCCCCGACCGAGGCCGCCGCGACCCCAAAACGCGCCGCTGTTGACCTCCACGGAGGTCAGGCCGTTCTCCGACCTTCGCCGACCGCGAGCTGGGTGGGCCACTGGGGGCGCCCGAGCGTGATGTCACCGTCCGCCGAGCGTCACCTTGGCGGCCTTCGTGCGCCCCAGGTCGACCAGCCGCACGCTTCCGCCCGTGCAACGGCCGCGGGTCGAGCGTTCGTACGTGGAGCCGTATCGGTAGGTGCCGTTGCCCTGTGCATTCGCCGCGGGCTGGGTGAAGTAGGCGACCGACCGAGGCACCTTGTCGCAGGCGACGGCGGTGCCGAAGTACTCGCTGAAGTTGGACGGGACGCCGAGCAGGGTCTGGTTGCGCGGCACCCGGAGACTTCCGATGGCGGTGTCGACACCTGTCCTCATGTTCCGGATCCACGCGCCCCACCACTGCCCGCCGGCGTCCGCGTTCAGGCGCCACACCCGGAACCGGTAGTCGGTCTGCCGGTCGATGGCATAAGCGAGCCGGCAGCTGAGTCCCGTTCCCTCGCCGCCGAACGGCCCGCAGCTCCCCCTGCCGGCGTTGGCGTTCCACAGCGAGAAGATCGCCGTCTCACCGGTCGTGTGGTTGAAGCGCGTCCCGTCGGTCTGCAGGCCCATGTAC
This portion of the Streptomyces mirabilis genome encodes:
- a CDS encoding DUF3472 domain-containing protein gives rise to the protein MLSTAPAQAAQHQDANEYAIWNFHGANGFWNIDQRVQITQKANHSYWAVMWDFTATPGNGGYMGLQTDGTRFNHTTGETAIFSLWNANAGRGSCGPFGGEGTGLSCRLAYAIDRQTDYRFRVWRLNADAGGQWWGAWIRNMRTGVDTAIGSLRVPRNQTLLGVPSNFSEYFGTAVACDKVPRSVAYFTQPAANAQGNGTYRYGSTYERSTRGRCTGGSVRLVDLGRTKAAKVTLGGR